In Lewinellaceae bacterium, the genomic stretch CTGATCGCCACGTCCACCATCGTCCATGCTACGCCGGCAGCTTTTATCGCCCACAATAAATTGCGCCAGAATTACGAGGACATTGCCACGGACTTCCTGAAGACCGATATCGATTATTTTGTCGGTGGAGGTGAGAAATTTTTCAATGCACGTACACTGGATAACCGTGACCTCGTCCGCGAACTGAAAGCGAAAGGTTATACGGTGTCCGATTATCAAAATGATGACCTGAATAAAATTGTCCTGAACAAAAATATGAAGTTCGCCTACTTCACAGCCGATGAAGATCCGCCCACAGCAGGACAAGGACGCGACTATTTACCGCTCGCTTCGGACAAAGCCGTCCGGTACCTGCAGAGACGTAGCGAAAAGGGTTATTTCCTGATGATCGAAGGCAGCCAGATCGACTGGGGTGGTCATGCGAACAATACCCAATACATCATCAACGAAATGCTGGATTTTGACCAGGCCATCGGTAAAGTTTTGGATCTGGCAGTAAAAGATGGGCAAACACTGGTCATCGTTACGGCAGATCACGAATGCGGAGGTTTTTCGATCAATTATGGCTCGAAGATGGGCAAGATCGAGGGCAAGTTTACCACACAGGGTCATACCGGGGACCTGGTTCCGGTTTTTGCCTACGGACCAGGCGCCGAGCTCTTCAGTGGTATTTATGAGAATACGGCCATCTACGACAAAATGATGCAGTTATTGGGCTTAAACGCGCCAAATTAGCATCGCTTTTAAGTTAATGAGTTAATCAGGTGATGAGTTAATGTGTATGATGGACGGATCGTACTATAGAAGCTATGGTCCCAGCCCATGCTGACCGAAGCGTCAGTACCCCGCACCCCACACCTCATACCCCGCACCCTTCTTTAGAGTTAATGAGTTAATCAGGTGATGAGTTAATGTGTATAATGGACGGATCGTACTATAGAAGCTATGGTCCCAGCCCATACTGACCGAAGCGTCAGTACCTCATACCCCATATACCACTCCCCCAATCCATTACACATGCCGATTATTCTTATTTGAAATCCCGGGATATTACGCCTATCTTTTAACTACCCAAACTGCTATCCGGATGATTACCAACCAATCCAAATACATCCTGCCATTCCTGCTATTGCTTTGCAGTTCGATGCTTTTTGCCCAGAACAACCCGCACACACTTCAAGTACAGGGAAATGAATTTGCCAGTGAGCCGGTGATAACCTTCAGTGGAACGGACTTGTATTTTGATTTCCCGGAACCAAACCTCCGAGTGGCCATCAATGGGGTCTTGGATTATTCCATAGGCAGCCAGGGGGTACAAATGATCATAGACTCTGCTTTTATCAACTCGACGAATATCAGCGTGATACCAGGGAATACGCTGAATTGCAACTGCCTTACCCTGAGTTATGCCTCGGAGTTTTATTCTACTGCTGCAGGCACCTATCTGCTGCAAGGCTCCGGAGGGGCCTATGGTATAGGCATGGCTGATGATTCGGTCCTCATGAGAAATTTGGATATTCATTACGAATGCCCACCGGTCATGGAGGTACAGGTGCATTCGATTATTCCGGAAACACCAACCTCGCTGGGTCAGGCGACCATCTCCATCGTTCACAGTGGACTGCCCTACAACCTGATCGCTGTATCATCAGGTGGTGTCAACGTCTTTCAAAATCAATCAGCACTGGGAGACTACACCATCCAGAGCAAGAGTGGAAATGGATTCGCCTCCGTCCTGGACCGTTTCGGCTGTAGCATCGATGAACCTTTCACAATCCCGCTTTGCAGCATTGCAGTAACTGCCAAGATACCTGTACCTGATTGCGATGGACAGATTTCCGGCTCTCTGGTGGTGACACCTTCCAATGATTATGCACCCTATCAGTATGCGTGGAGCGGACCAGCCAATCCAGGCAATTCGCCATCCATATTCCAGCCGGCACCGGGCACTTACCAGGTCACAGTTACAGATGCGATCGGCTGTACCACTACAAAAATGGCAGTCGTGGAATCAAAACTACCGCTGGCATTATCCTGTCAGACACAAAATGGAGTGAGTCGCGTGGGTGCACTGGATGGGAAGGCTTCGATCAGCTTTGTTGGCGGCAAGCTCCCGTACCGGCTGTACTGGACCGGACCACAACAAGGAAATAAGCAATTAAACCAGTCTGGTACGAACATCATAACCTCTCTGCCGGCTGGTGAATATACCTTCCAGCTGGTCGATAAAGACGGGTGTTCCGAGACCTGTACCCTACAAATACCGGATGTTCCCTGCTTGATGAAATGGGATGACGTGACCGTACTGGGTCCATCATGTACGGGAGAGGTTGATGGTTACATCTATCCTCAGACCCGTTCGGGAGTTGGTACCGTAAGTTATAGTTTGAAGAATGGTAATACGGTGTTTGCTGGTCCACCTTATCGGGGATTGGCACCGGATACCTATGTTTTGACTGCCACAGATGGCCTGGGTTGTCGTTTGGATACAACCATCACCCTGGTCGATCCGCCCGCATTGAAGCTCGCCTGTTCCCTCTATTTTCCGGTTAACTTTTACAATGGGGACAACGGGGTTATTGCCCTGGAAATAGCCGGAGGAACAGCTCCCTATCAGGTCGATTATCAGACCGGCAATATAACCCGGACCAGGGTATTTTTTGATGATGGGCAGCAACTGCTCGATGGTCTTGTTGCCGGTGATTATGCAATTACCCTAACGGACGACCGGGGCTGTCAGATACAGTGTAGCACAAGTGTGCCCAGCTTTATTTGTGTCCTGGAAGCATCCGAATCCCTGAGGCAGCCGGACTGCAGTCAGCCCTGGGGTTCTTTGTCCATATCCTTACAGGAAGCATTGGAGCCCGTAACTTACCGCTGGACGGGCCCGGTGGATCCGGGCAATGTAAGCCAGAGTATCCATTTGCCGGCAGGAACTTATGCGGTTGAGATCACCGACCACCGCGGATGTCGCGATACGGTTTCCGGGGAAATCGGAGAGATGGTTTCATTGGAAGTCAATGGTACTGTCCTTCAGGAAGAGACTGGGTGGCAACACGCCGATGGCCAGGTAGCTTTGAGTTGGTCGGGAAACGACACCCCAGTTCTGGTACAGTTATTCGGTCCGGATACATTGGTTGGTTTTTATGATGCAGGCCCATTGACCATCGGGGACCTTGCTCCGGGGAATTATCACGTTATCCTTCAGCAGGGTGATTCCTGTTTTGCAGTTTGTGATTTTAAGATTGAACCATTTGTGTGTTCCAAAGCATACACGTTAACCAGGACGGACGTGTCCTGTGCTGGCCAATCAGACGGAACCATCGGTGTACACATTACCGGGGATAGCCTGATCTACACCCTCATCCTGGACGACACTACGGTCTATTCACTGGATGATTCGTATCAGATCCGAGGCCTGGGTGCAGGTATCCATAAGATCGCCATCACCTTACCGGGCGGATGCACATTTAAGGATGAATTGGAGATCGTGAGCCCGGATCCCCTGAACTACCATGTTGATCTTCAAGCAGCTTCCGATAGCCTGACGGGCGACGGCTCCATTCAACTTACCATTTTAGGAGGAACACCTCCCTACCAGCTTTCCTGGTCCGATCAGGTCAATGGAGACTACCGGGACGGATTATTCGCTGGTCAATATGCATTCACCGTTACGGATGCTAATACTTGTTCCCTGGAGGGGGTGATCAATCTTAAATCCAATGATCTGCTCTGTGCGGGGTTGCAAAATGTGATTGAAATTTCTCCTGCATCCTGTTTTGCAGCAAAAGACGGGTCCGTCATTGTTCAACCGCACAATGGGACAGCTCCTTACACCATCCATTGGGAAGATGGAAGTCCGGACTTCAACCGGACCGGCCTTGCCACCGGTATCTATCAGTATCAATGGGTTGATGCGCTGGGTTGTCCGGTCCGGGATAGCGTGGAAGTAGGGTTCCGGGAGGATTCTTTGCGATATGTGGAAGTCGTATCCCTATGCCCTGGTACGACGATATCCTGGGACGGTCAGTTGATAACGGAACCAGGTAGCTATGCTCATTCCTACCTCAATCAGTCAGGATGCGACAGCCTGGTGGAACTGATGGTGGTAGCAATAGAATTGCCTGACTCCTTTCAAATTGAGGTGGTCGATCCTTCTCAATGCAGCCTTTCCGACGGCTCAATTCGGGTCCAGACCGATGGAATATATCCCGGACAATAC encodes the following:
- a CDS encoding alkaline phosphatase, which encodes MIGDGMGLTQISAGLYANNNRLNIERFPVVGLHKAYSSNDLITDSAAGATAFACGKKTYNGAIGVNTDTVAMPTILEEAENHGLATGLIATSTIVHATPAAFIAHNKLRQNYEDIATDFLKTDIDYFVGGGEKFFNARTLDNRDLVRELKAKGYTVSDYQNDDLNKIVLNKNMKFAYFTADEDPPTAGQGRDYLPLASDKAVRYLQRRSEKGYFLMIEGSQIDWGGHANNTQYIINEMLDFDQAIGKVLDLAVKDGQTLVIVTADHECGGFSINYGSKMGKIEGKFTTQGHTGDLVPVFAYGPGAELFSGIYENTAIYDKMMQLLGLNAPN